The following are encoded together in the Candidatus Acidulodesulfobacterium acidiphilum genome:
- a CDS encoding DUF86 domain-containing protein — translation ILLRFEPVKDVSDFTDSPAGMEKLDSICMPLIAIGESLKKLDKITEGELFKKYPDIEWKKAIGMRNIISHQYFDIDAEAVFQVCYIEIPRLSKTIEKMIKDIK, via the coding sequence CAATTTTATTACGGTTTGAACCGGTCAAGGATGTTTCAGATTTTACCGATTCGCCGGCAGGAATGGAAAAATTAGATTCTATCTGCATGCCGCTTATAGCAATAGGCGAATCCCTCAAGAAGCTTGACAAAATTACGGAAGGAGAACTTTTTAAAAAATATCCTGATATTGAATGGAAAAAAGCGATAGGCATGAGAAATATTATTAGCCATCAGTATTTTGACATAGATGCCGAGGCCGTGTTTCAGGTATGCTATATAGAAATACCCCGTCTGTCAAAAACGATTGAAAAAATGATTAAAGATATTAAATAA
- a CDS encoding class I SAM-dependent methyltransferase, whose amino-acid sequence MKHNWNAEDYAKNSQCQLQLGEELIEKLSLTGSESLLDIGCGDGKISAKLSKILKKGEVVGIDASENMINLASKEFSNDKFQNLTFYRMDAEEINFSKKFDIAFSNACLHWIKDHSYVLRKVHACLKPKGRILFQMGGRGNVDEVLNTVKLVLNKPDWSKYFNNFVTPYYFYDIKDYEIWLSENNFKPLRLELTKKNIKHAGEESFKGWLRTTWFPFTDCLPETLRETFLDEVSESYKMDHPTDKSGNINVKMVRLEVEAYVL is encoded by the coding sequence ATGAAGCATAACTGGAATGCCGAAGATTACGCAAAGAATTCTCAATGCCAGTTGCAATTAGGCGAAGAACTTATCGAAAAACTTTCTTTAACCGGCAGTGAATCCTTACTCGATATAGGCTGCGGAGACGGAAAAATAAGCGCAAAATTATCTAAGATACTAAAAAAAGGAGAAGTAGTCGGCATAGATGCATCCGAAAATATGATAAATTTAGCGTCGAAAGAATTTTCAAACGATAAATTCCAAAATCTGACATTTTATCGAATGGATGCAGAAGAGATTAACTTCTCTAAAAAATTTGATATTGCTTTTTCTAATGCTTGTCTTCACTGGATAAAAGACCATAGCTACGTTCTTAGAAAAGTTCATGCCTGCCTTAAGCCGAAAGGCAGAATTTTATTTCAAATGGGCGGACGCGGCAATGTGGATGAAGTTTTGAATACCGTTAAATTAGTCCTTAACAAACCGGATTGGAGTAAGTATTTCAATAATTTCGTTACGCCGTATTATTTTTACGATATAAAAGACTACGAGATATGGCTTTCGGAAAATAATTTTAAGCCTCTACGATTGGAATTGACTAAAAAGAATATTAAACATGCCGGAGAAGAAAGTTTTAAAGGCTGGTTAAGGACTACATGGTTTCCATTTACGGACTGCTTGCCTGAAACATTAAGGGAAACTTTTCTTGACGAAGTATCGGAATCTTATAAAATGGACCATCCAACAGATAAATCAGGCAATATTAATGTAAAAATGGTTCGTTTGGAGGTTGAAGCGTATGTCTTATAA
- a CDS encoding PIN domain-containing protein encodes MVFPTLTRKNMKLQKIFCYWMILPVSTQVINEVSNNMLKKLGFDEPSVIEFIDSCYKRYLIISFSKDILLKASLIRTKYRYSYWDSTIIASALKNKCDILYSEDLNSGQEIEEQLKIVNPFK; translated from the coding sequence ATGGTTTTTCCGACATTGACCCGCAAAAACATGAAATTGCAAAAAATATTCTGTTATTGGATGATTTTGCCCGTCAGCACTCAGGTAATCAACGAAGTTAGCAATAATATGCTTAAAAAACTGGGATTTGATGAACCCAGTGTAATCGAATTTATCGACAGTTGCTATAAAAGATATTTGATTATTAGTTTTTCTAAAGATATATTGCTTAAGGCATCTTTAATCAGGACTAAATACCGTTATTCATACTGGGATAGTACAATAATAGCATCCGCATTGAAAAACAAATGTGATATTTTGTATTCAGAAGATTTAAATTCAGGACAAGAGATAGAAGAACAATTGAAAATTGTCAATCCGTTCAAATAA
- a CDS encoding P-II family nitrogen regulator, which produces MESKFQENVVEIIAIIRRHKVQETKEALSNEGFDQITFYSIHGRGKQKGRGGLANELDPGLNLINNKENIPDNDYGFLPKRMLSLSIKEADKDRAVKTIIQVNKTGHYGDGKIFVLPVSLVERIRTAEEGLYAIS; this is translated from the coding sequence ATGGAATCTAAATTTCAGGAAAACGTAGTAGAAATTATAGCTATAATAAGGCGGCACAAGGTTCAGGAAACAAAAGAGGCTTTAAGCAATGAAGGTTTCGACCAGATAACTTTTTATTCTATACACGGAAGAGGCAAACAGAAAGGCAGGGGAGGACTTGCCAACGAATTAGACCCCGGTTTAAATCTAATAAATAATAAAGAAAACATACCGGATAACGATTACGGTTTCCTTCCGAAAAGGATGTTGTCCTTATCTATCAAAGAAGCAGATAAGGACAGAGCCGTAAAAACTATAATACAGGTAAATAAAACCGGACATTACGGCGACGGGAAAATATTCGTTCTTCCTGTGAGTCTTGTCGAAAGAATAAGAACGGCGGAAGAAGGACTTTACGCGATAAGTTGA
- a CDS encoding P-II family nitrogen regulator, protein MEMVRAIIRPEKEKDVLKALEENGFVSVTKMHVFGRGKQKGIKVGEVVYDELPKLELMIVVNKGEANKVCDIIQENAVTGHIGDGKIFVIPVSNAYTVRTGAEGL, encoded by the coding sequence ATGGAAATGGTAAGAGCTATAATAAGACCGGAAAAAGAAAAAGACGTTCTTAAGGCGCTTGAAGAAAACGGGTTTGTTTCCGTAACCAAGATGCATGTTTTTGGTAGGGGAAAACAAAAAGGAATTAAAGTAGGCGAAGTGGTTTACGACGAACTGCCGAAATTAGAGCTAATGATAGTCGTTAATAAAGGCGAGGCAAACAAGGTTTGCGATATTATTCAGGAAAATGCTGTAACCGGACACATAGGCGACGGAAAAATTTTTGTAATACCGGTATCGAATGCTTACACCGTAAGGACCGGAGCCGAAGGTTTGTAA
- a CDS encoding response regulator: MEDEKDLNLNIKVLVVDDLKERREELKLILNSVTTDIYEADNGAAAVLAAEEHKPDIIFMDIKMPSMDGITACKKIMEKTPVPIIFLTAGAVGLEDYDYYVESLRGSGAFSYITKPAKKSEILAQTIIAIENFKKFQDIKKENENLKQYIEGRKLIGKAKNILMNKEDISEKEAHSRLQKLSMNSGRPIEEIARAIILTDGNKIQNNF; this comes from the coding sequence ATGGAAGATGAAAAAGATTTAAATTTAAATATAAAAGTTTTAGTAGTGGACGATTTAAAAGAAAGGAGAGAAGAACTTAAGCTTATTTTAAATTCGGTCACGACGGATATATACGAAGCCGATAACGGTGCGGCGGCAGTATTGGCGGCAGAAGAGCATAAACCCGATATTATATTCATGGACATAAAGATGCCGTCAATGGACGGAATTACCGCTTGCAAAAAGATTATGGAGAAAACGCCGGTTCCTATTATTTTTTTAACCGCGGGCGCAGTCGGTTTAGAAGATTATGATTATTACGTCGAATCTTTAAGAGGGTCGGGAGCATTCTCTTACATAACAAAGCCGGCGAAAAAAAGCGAAATTTTAGCCCAGACCATAATTGCTATAGAAAATTTTAAAAAATTTCAGGATATCAAAAAAGAAAACGAAAATTTAAAACAGTATATAGAAGGCAGGAAATTAATAGGTAAAGCAAAAAATATACTTATGAATAAAGAAGATATTTCGGAAAAAGAAGCGCATAGCAGATTGCAGAAGTTAAGCATGAACAGCGGCCGTCCTATAGAAGAAATAGCAAGGGCGATTATTTTAACGGACGGCAATAAAATACAAAATAACTTTTAA
- the nifX gene encoding nitrogen fixation protein NifX: MKVGFATNDNILINDHFGWAKNFAIYEINMDGFKFLENRYFEDEAEELNKIDRKIEKLMDVKIIFIESIGGTAAARVVKSGIYPVVKKGIGAKPAPLKIDDVMEELRDVLSKNPPPWLKKIILKEKEIGQVA, translated from the coding sequence ATGAAAGTAGGTTTTGCGACAAATGATAATATTTTAATCAATGACCATTTTGGATGGGCTAAAAATTTTGCAATTTATGAAATAAATATGGACGGATTTAAATTTTTGGAAAACAGATATTTTGAAGATGAGGCAGAAGAACTTAATAAAATTGATAGAAAGATAGAAAAATTGATGGACGTAAAAATTATTTTCATAGAAAGCATAGGCGGGACGGCAGCTGCGAGAGTAGTAAAATCCGGCATATATCCGGTAGTTAAAAAGGGAATAGGAGCAAAGCCCGCACCTTTAAAGATTGACGACGTTATGGAAGAACTTCGGGACGTTTTGTCTAAGAATCCGCCCCCATGGTTAAAAAAAATTATTTTAAAAGAAAAAGAAATCGGGCAAGTTGCATAA